The Corynebacterium jeddahense genome has a window encoding:
- a CDS encoding DNA-formamidopyrimidine glycosylase family protein, with product MPEGDSVYQLSKRLQWMQNREVTATSIRVPRYATVDFTGMTCERVWPRGKHLFMQFTAPGHAPQILHTHLKMEGTWAMHRAGERWKKPAHAARVVLSLSDAPQADIELVGFSLGLVRVFPAREYDQQMGYLGPDLLAEDFDEGEAVRRIEAHPDLEIGRALLDQRNLAGIGNEYRAEINFLAGTHPAVLVRNVDVVKHVRLARRLMWANKDAPVRVTTGVRRTGETSYVFGRNNKPCRRCGTLITKGFLGGEGDLERVIWWCPRCQPEP from the coding sequence ATGCCCGAAGGTGATTCCGTCTATCAGCTGTCAAAGCGCCTGCAGTGGATGCAAAACCGCGAAGTCACGGCCACGAGCATCCGCGTCCCGCGCTACGCCACCGTCGACTTCACAGGCATGACCTGCGAGCGCGTCTGGCCCCGAGGCAAGCACCTGTTCATGCAGTTCACCGCGCCCGGGCACGCGCCACAGATCCTGCACACCCACCTGAAAATGGAGGGCACCTGGGCCATGCACCGCGCCGGCGAGCGGTGGAAGAAGCCCGCCCACGCCGCGCGCGTGGTGCTTTCGCTTAGCGACGCACCACAGGCCGACATCGAGCTCGTCGGGTTCTCGCTCGGCCTCGTCCGCGTCTTCCCGGCCCGCGAGTACGACCAGCAGATGGGCTACCTCGGCCCCGACCTGCTCGCCGAGGACTTCGACGAGGGCGAGGCAGTGCGCCGCATCGAGGCGCACCCCGACCTGGAGATCGGGCGGGCGCTGCTGGATCAGCGCAACCTCGCCGGCATTGGCAACGAGTACCGCGCGGAAATCAACTTTCTCGCGGGCACGCATCCGGCCGTGTTGGTGCGGAACGTGGACGTCGTCAAGCATGTGCGCCTCGCGCGCCGGCTCATGTGGGCGAACAAAGACGCCCCCGTCCGCGTGACCACCGGGGTCAGGCGGACGGGGGAGACGAGCTACGTGTTCGGGCGCAACAACAAGCCGTGCAGGCGGTGCGGCACCTTGATCACGAAGGGGTTCCTCGGCGGCGAAGGCGACCTCGAGCGGGTGATTTGGTGGTGCCCGCGGTGCCAGCCGGAGCCTTGA
- a CDS encoding DedA family protein, which yields MQSIIDWIVGLMETLGAPGVGIAILLENLFPPIPSEVVLPLAGFTVAQGTLNMWAVFIWSVVGSVAGAYALYGIGVWLGLERLRKVADWMWLVRASDVDAAMRFFTKYGRSSVFFGRLIPGVRSLISIPAGLGKMNLLTFGLWTTLGSGIWNAVLIYLGYVLGDNWEKATGYADTYSNVIYGVLVLIILAFLVYFIRRAVTDREEEVLVPPESE from the coding sequence ATGCAGAGCATTATCGACTGGATCGTCGGCCTCATGGAGACCCTCGGCGCCCCCGGCGTCGGCATCGCGATCCTCCTTGAGAACCTCTTCCCGCCAATCCCGTCCGAGGTGGTCCTGCCGCTCGCCGGCTTCACCGTCGCCCAGGGCACCCTGAACATGTGGGCCGTGTTCATCTGGTCGGTCGTCGGCTCCGTCGCGGGCGCCTACGCGCTCTACGGCATCGGCGTGTGGCTGGGCCTGGAGCGGCTGCGCAAGGTCGCGGACTGGATGTGGCTCGTGCGCGCCTCCGACGTCGACGCGGCGATGCGGTTCTTCACCAAGTACGGCCGCTCCAGCGTCTTTTTCGGCCGCCTCATCCCAGGCGTGCGCTCGCTCATCTCCATCCCCGCCGGCCTGGGCAAGATGAACCTGCTCACGTTCGGCCTGTGGACGACGCTCGGCTCCGGCATCTGGAACGCCGTGCTCATCTACCTGGGCTACGTCCTCGGCGACAACTGGGAAAAGGCGACCGGGTACGCCGACACATACTCGAACGTCATCTACGGCGTGCTCGTCCTCATCATCCTCGCGTTCCTGGTCTACTTCATCCGTCGCGCGGTAACGGACCGCGAGGAGGAGGTGCTGGTGCCGCCGGAGTCGGAGTAA